Within Trichoderma atroviride chromosome 2, complete sequence, the genomic segment GGAATCCGGCCATTCAGAGATGGTTTCCCTCAAGTTCTCCATTAGGCCGGTTGTTGGGCTTGAGAGAGAATGGCGTGGGTGAAGCCCAGATTCGGTCTCACGGCCGCTTGTTTCGGCCATGTTGTCCATGGCACCGCAAATCCCACGGCGTTGATTGAGTTATAAGCTTGAAGCTATGACAAAAGCGTCATGAGTGGACGGCGCCAATAGATGGGAAAATGCCAGCGAACAGAAAGGGCGTATACACGTCAGTGGATATGAGCCCCTTtactctttcttctcccctttcCTTTTCAGTTTGCAGCCTCCATATTGATTTATTTGACAAAGGTGATTAGTTTAGTTCTGAGACACTCAAACCACTACTGGGCTTTCAATTGTTAGTTGAGGCCACGCGACAGGAGAGCAAGTTTAGACTCAGTACGCACAATGAAAACGAATGCACCGGCCACCTCGGCAAGATTTTGGCAGTCAGACTTGAGAAAATGAAATAGCAGCCGCGTGTCACCACAAGAATAAGTGCCTTAATTGAGCGATTGGAAAGACTATTGCATTGTAAGAAATGGAAAATTACCGTCTGAGACACAGAGAtgcgaagctgaagcagtcCAAAACGGTGAGCACTTGCGCATCTGTGTAAAGGGGTTTAGCGCAGTGTCATGGCACTAGTCGACAATAGAATGCTAGGCCAATCTGGGCTATTTTTCTGAGATCAGATCAGCCAGCATTATCTAACCGGGCTTTGAATTAAGTATTTCTCATCAGACTGGCTTTATATCGTTCATTGCACAAGCAATTGGTCATCCGACTATTTGACTATCTTTTTAATTCTCATTCTTGGTTTCTGGGTCAGACCAGCTCTTTATTGTCTTGCTTCTTGCTATGGAAGCATAAAAAATGCGCCGAGTTGTCGTGACCGGCCTGGGGGCCATCACGCCTCTCGGACTCGGAATCCAGAGAACGTGGACTCGCCTCATTGCCGGCGAATCAGGCATCGTCAGCGTTGCGGATCGAGAGCCTCGAGAACGATGGAGAGAGCTGACATGCACCGTTGCAGGCGTCGTTCCGCAAGGGCCTGGCGGCAAGTCCCACGGCTTATGGAAGGCTGGCGACTGGCTCAGTGCCTCGGATCAGCGCCGCATGTCCACCTTTACGCAGTTTGCAGTTGCGGCCAGTGACATGGCCTTGAAAGATGCCGGCTGGGAGGCACTGCggcaggaggagcaggaggcgACTGGAGTGTGCCTCGGGAGCGGTATCGGGAATCTGGAAGAAATGTACGACACGAGCTTGGCTCACGGCAACGGCGTGAGTGACCCCATCTGCATGGATATTCGTATTCACCGTCTGACATGAAGCTCTTGGGCTGTGATCGGAAACAGGGCTACAGAAAAGTGTCACCACTTTTCGTACCCAAGCTCTTGATCAATATGGCAGCAGGGCACATCGCCATGAGACACGGCTTCCAAGGTCCAAATCATGCCGCCACCACAGCTTGCACTACAGGAGCACACTCcattggagatgctgctcgGTTCATCGCCCTGGGAGATGCCGATGTCATGGTTGCCGGCGGAGCAGAATCGTGCATCCACCCTCTCACCTTTGCTGGCTTTGGCAGAGCTCGCTCGCTAGCCACGGCGTACAACGATAAGCCACAAGCAGCATGTCGCCCCTTTGACGCTGATCGAGACGGCTTCGTTCTTGCGGAGGGTGCGGCGGTATGTGTGttggaagagctcgagcACGCAAAGGCCAGAGGAGCCAAGATCTATGCCGAGATAAGCGGATATGGCTGCAGCGGAGATGCGCACCACATGACGGCACcgcgagaagatggccatggAGCGTATCTAGCCATGAAGAAGGCTTTGAAGAGCGCGGGCATCAAGCCGTCGCAAGTCGACTACGTCAACGCACACGCTACAAGCACACAGGTGGGAGACATggccgaagcagcagccatcaagcGCATCATGCTCGGCGAGGAGGGGGTTTCGTCCGAGTCCCAAGTCACAGTCAGCAGCACCAAGGGCTCAATAGGGCATCTGCTGGGTGCGGCGGGTGCCATCGAAGCCCTATTTTGCATTCTGGCAATTCACGAGGTAAGTTGAAAGTTCAATCTCCCGCTTCgtttcagcagcagcagctctgcttTCTCAGGGCAGAAGCTAACAAAGATGGAAATAATCAGGGAATTGTGCCAGCTACACTGAATttagagaagaagagtgtaGATGCCAACTTCAACTTTGTGCCTCTGGCATCTCAGGAAAAGGAAGTCAAGGTTGCACTAAGCAATAGCTTTGGGTTTGGTGGAACCAACAGCACCCTTGTGTTTTCCAAGTTTGAGTGAGTGCCTGTCTACCATCTCTACGAACAGCAGCACCACTTTGTATAACCACCCATGTATACCTATTGAAGGGACAAACGGATAAATGTACCATTAAAGACACTCAATTCAATTATGTAAAGACAAATAAACAAATGTTAATCGCGCAACAGCAATACTACAATAGCACAATAATGCTTGTTATATTGTTTTGTGAGAACCTTCAAGGCCTGTATTTGAATCTGCCCCTCCTTCATTGGACCCTGGATCTGATaaccatggccaagatctCAGTACGTGGGGCAGCCGAAGTTCAGCCGCTTGCGCCAAGCCATGATCCGATTGCAGTCAATTTCTGCGCACAGCGAAATCCAGCGCGTCATGGAAGCTGTTCCGGCAATCTTATAAATCGACCTTCAATCTGCCCGCTTTGATCTATAATCCTCTCATGGCTACTCCTTAAGATACCCTCAAGCCAGCTTCAAATTACTCCCCCCCAGTTGCTCTTCTCACAATGGCCTGCGAAAGCTGCAGGTCCCAGGCCCGGACGCTGCTTCGGGTCGCAAACCGCACTTCAGTATTATCCCGGTCCTCGGCCGCTGCGAGATCGAATtttctgccgctgctcgGTGCGCCTGTCCAGGTCCAGACACGGCCGCCGTCACGGAGTTTCAGCAGCACGGGCTCCAAGAAGATTCTGGGAATTGGAGGCTCGATTGGAGAGTCGTATCGGGTCATTGGCGCCTCGGAGAGGATATTCAAGGCATGCTCCAAGGCAGCTGATTATCGCATCACCGAGGAGGAGCGCAAGAATGACCAGGTGGAGAGAttggaggatggagaggagaTTGGCCGTTCTCTCGAGGAGGGCAATATCTGGCACAGCAGTATGGCACCACCATCCACCTTGAATCCAAATCCACAATGTGCAAAGAAGCTCTGGCTGACCTCTTTACAACAGCATTCAAGCTCTCTCCTACCTTTAGCACCTGGTCGCACGTCACCATGCTTCACCTCTACCTCATCAACGCCCGCATACGCATGCTCGAGCGCGACGCCTACCgaagctggcagcagcagctcatcgaccacttcttcttcgagtgcgagaagaagatgcacATCGACCACAACATCACCTCCAGCGCTCTCCGACAGCGCTACCTCAAGGACATCTTTGTCCAGTGGCGAGGCCTCCTGCTAGCGTATGACGAGGGCCTCATCAAGGGCGACGCCGTATTAGCGAGCGCCGTGTGGAGGAACCTCTTCAAGGGCGACCCCGAGGTTGACCCACGAGCATTGGTGGCTATTGTTGGATGGATGAGATCGGGCCTTGCATCGCTGGAGGGCGCTTCCGACATGGCAATGCCCAATAGGGCTCTCGAGATCTTGGACAAGCCGGTGGATGTGTTCTGGACGAGACTTGAAGAGCCCTTTAAGAGGGAGCAAGGCAAGGAGAGTGTGGACGAGAGCCAAGAAGCAAAGGCTACCCCAGAActggccaaggctgcttaatcatgaaagaaaagaaggggagaaaaggagTCAAGAAGCatgacgacgatgaccaAGAAAATGGCGATTGAGGAAACCTGTAAAATATGCAAACTGCAAAAAACGGAAGAAAAGTATCAAAATGCGTGTGGAGATATTCGAGACAAACAAGTCCTTTGTACATGTGTATATAATAGTGCTCGGGTGTACGTTACAAGTGTATGATGTACGGGCTGATAGCTGCCGGCAAACGTAGAGGTTCGGCATCCCACCTCTCTGATAGACGTATATAtagatggaaaaggaaaacaaacaaaaaaaaaattctatATTCATACTCTCATGAATCAATCAACCAATCAgtacttcttctcccacatCTGAAACTCGTACTTGATGCCCGCCTCCTCCTGTCCTCcctcctcaatctcctcgccCGTCCACGCCTGCAGCTCCTctctcgacttcttctcccagcccTCGGCCTTGTCCCCCGTCAAATCCAGCGGGAAGACCGTGTCGCACTCAAAATCGGCATCAAGGCTCGTCAGCAGTACACGCTTCGCCGAGGGATGCCTCAGCGCCGCCTCGTAGATCTGCGCCCCTCCCATGACGAAGACGCGGCCGCCACTGCTCGAGTTTGCTTCTGCCGCGTACCGCAGCGCCGCTTCTACGGAAGGCACTCGGACCTCGGCGTCAGCtggaggcggtgatgaaggCGGGTGAGCTGGTGCGGAGCGagtgatgacgatgttgagGCGGTTTTTGAGAGGCCTGAATTTGGGGGGGGATGGAGTCCCAGGTCTTGCGGCccatgatgacggcgttTTGGATGGTCTATGATGCACTGTTtagctttatatattacGCTTATCAAAATCAAGATTTTTAAAATGAAATAGTAGGACGGGTGAAAAAAATGTCATCAAGGCGGCTTTTATGGTGAGcctgatggagatggatttttcttttcttcttcattacCTGTGATGAAGTGGGAACTCGCGTCGTCACACGCGCAAAGTACTGCATTTCCTTCTTGAGGCCTTTCCAGGGCATGGTGCCCTGGAAGCCAATGCCCATGCTGCGGGTGGCAGCGACGATGAGCGTGAGTTCGGGAGTCGTCATGGCGGATGAATGTATGTAGATGGTGAGTGAGTTGAGTGAGTGGATGAAAATTCAGGTGTAAGTCGTTAGGTGCCGGTTTAGCGCAGCTTCACTGTACTGAGCTCGACGTCTGAGGTTTGAATTAAGGAATGCGCAATCATCGAACACTTGAATCACTTAAAACTCAGTCTTGGAATTCCTATTTATGTACATAAAATGCCTGATTAATGCTCCAAGCAAATTACATCCGAGTCGCTATCATTATCCCAATTTCTCGCCGCCAATCTTTCGCTCACAGCTTCGAAGGCGCTAAAACAGCAATGTCTTGGAAAGGAATGCCCAAAAACTTGTAAATGTGGTGGAATCTGGAAATCCGTCAGCAAAAAGAACTTGATCGTTTTTCTTCCTGTTCAATTGATGCACAGCACGATGATTGTTCAAAAGGTCATAAAACTCACCGGTCACTTCCAAAAAATGGTTCTTGCTCTCCCTTTGCATTCGTCACCCAAATCCAAGGCGCTCCAAAGGCCCCCAAATCAACAGCCTTCTTCGTAGAAGCCAAGAGCACATCCTTCATCTGGCCGCGCGACTGCATAATCTTGTCCACCTCTTCTTCAGTAAACAGCTTCTTGCTGTCGCTTTTGCCGGGTTTCTCCGTCGCTCCTTGGAGCACCGCCCGCAGATTCTCTTCCGGAATGAGGTTCACATTCGGGGGCGTCCAAAAGGCCATGAGGAGAGACTCAAAGGCGGCTAGAAAAGTGGCCTGTGGATAGTTGGCCTTGATATAGAGCAAAGCGCGAAGTGGCGAGACGGTGTGGGAGACGGCCATGAGATCCGGAGGGCCCTGGATGTTGAAAAGACCGACCCGATCCGCGGAACGGCGAGAATCATACTTGAGGtacttggccttggtctcgtTTGTCCATGGAGGTTTGTTGCCTAATAATAAACCTGTCAGTATGGGAACGAAAAGGGGAAGATACAGGATCAGCATGAATGAATAGTCGGCCGATATACCTGACAAGTGGTTGAtgccgcccagcagcacgGGAGTGATCCTAATTTGGACGAAAGATGAGTACTTGATCTAGTATGACGAATTCTCTCACGCGAAATGCACCACGTACTCTATATCGACTCCATTGgctgccagcttctctcgATTCTGCGCCAAGTCGGTGAAGGCAATATAGCTGTAATAGGATGCTGCCCTCAAACGTCTCTGATCAGCTTTGGGCTACAACAATGAACGTTGAATGAGATAGGAAGGTAGGTAGACGATATTAAACACCTAGATAGACGACGATACACACTCAAAGCGCAACCCAAGACTCACCGAGATCCAAGTAGCACTCAATCTTGGCACCCATGATTCGATGCTTCAAACCCCTGGTCCGCCTTATAAGCAGCCAGATATTAGCAGGATCGGCTACCccagatttctttttctccggTTTCTTTCGTCACCGAGATCGAAAGCCCGCAGCAGGAAACAAGAGTGTAGATTGCCGCAGCTAGGCGCAGATGGCGTGATATTTATGATGACAAAATCAAGACGAGAGGAGCAAAGTACCTAGGTTAGAGAGTGATGGAAAATAAACACTAGACCTCCCGGGTTCGGCTTAAAATATTACATGGATGCAATGCTTCCGACAAGCTTCATGACTATCGAGTTTAGGTATGGAGTATGCAGTGATTATGCCTAGGTTGGGAAAATAACGTACAGATTCCAGCGGCAAACATTACAGGGCTCTCCCCTCAGTCCCATCCCCCTAACTCTCCATGATTTCAGACAAAATAGGCGCTACAATCCGCCAAAAATCCACTATGCCTATACCGCACAGCTCGCTATAAGCTTGCGGTCTTTTGCGGGCTTACAGACGCCCCCAGGCGCCGATTCTTCAGACAAAAGCGCGAAACATCAGCGGGCCGAGGTATCGATTGTCCGTTTTTACGTGTTCAGTAATCAAAAAATGGTCCACCCGGGGAAGCATCCACGCTCCACATCTCGGCAGCTtcccactgctgctggactCGCGATCCATGGGCGGATTTGATAAAAGTTGGAGAcggatggcgatggggggAGATGACATGTGCTTTGGCGTTTTGAAGTTGCAGAGTCATCAATCAGCTTTATAAGCCTGGTCATCCTTGAGCCTCTCTGTCTTCTCATTCGTGACAACATACAACGGCCCAATCGAATTCAACTTGTTTTATTAAGCATAAGCCCAGTCctcttcaacatcatcaccagcatcatccaCAGTAGccttttcatcctcttcatcaattATACGTGAATCTCTCTCATAAAAATGGCCAGCCAAAAGCCCGTAGCCCTCGTCGTGGGAGCTTCTCGCGGCATCGGCCGCCAAGTCGCCATCGATCTGGCCAAGAACGGCTACGCAGGTGAAGACTATCCATTAATTCACAGCTATTCTCTACAATTACACATAAAATATACATATAATCAACTCGTGATAAAACTCCTTTACTCACACATCCCGTCTCCcagtcgtcgtcgccgcaaAGTCCATCACAGACCCCTCCAAACTCACCGACAAGACGCCCAACCCAAAGACCAGCGACTCAACCGTCACCACCGTCGCCCGCGAAATCACCTCggccggcggcgatgccaCGCCCATCCAGGTCGACGTGCGATCCGAGGAGAGTGTGAATGCCCTCGTCGCGCAGACCATTGCCGTAAGCACACCTCACCTACTAATAACTCTTTCCAGTGAATAAAAAAACTGACACTCACCCAGAAATACGGCCGCCTCGACGTCGTCGTCTACAACTCCGGCGCCATCTGGTGGGCCTCCGTCGCAAACACGCCCCTCAAGCGCTTCCAGCTCATGCAGCGCGTCAACCCAGAGGGCCTCTACGCCGTCGTCCAGGCCGCTCTACCGCATCTCCGCCGTTCtggcaatggcggcggccgcatcgtcgtcgtcagccCGCCCATCTACAGCCGCTTCTTCCGCGGCAAGACCGCCTACGCCATGGGCAAGGTCGGCATGAGCGTCCTGACAAAGGGCCTGGCCATTGACTTTGAGCGCGAGGGGCTCAAGGATATGGCCATTACCAGCATCTGGCCCGCAGTGGTGAGTTTGCATATACCTCTATAcctatatacctatatatgtGACAATACACACACATCATATAATCGACTGTAACACGGCTAACACACCCATCATCCAGGCCATCGAATCCGCCGCCACCGAGCAATTCACCAAGAAAAACCCCGGTGAGGAAAAGGACCTCCGCAAACCCACAATCTTCTCCGacgccatcctcgccatcctGCGCTCCCCCGCCGCAAAAGTCAACGGCGAGCTGGTTCTCGACGAGGACTTCCTCCGCGAGCACGGCGGCGTCTCCGACTTTTCAAAGTACAGCGTCGTTCCGGGCTCGAGCCCTCGCCGCATCATGCCCGCGAAGCTGCCCGACCTGACTGTTGCCGAGCAGGCAGACGAGGGGAAGAGGGTGGATAGCGCTACTAAATCTAAATTGtaatactatagtaatttCATTTGTTCCTTCGATTGTTCGTAAGCCTGGATAGGATGGAATACTCAGAAGAATCCTCTCAATTGCATACTGTGCTTGGACAGGACCACGACTTTAGTAATGGGTTGCAAACACTGAGACGGTCAGCGTGGCGAGAAAAGTACGAATAAAGTACTCCTACCGCCGTTGTATCATAAATATATGCATCTAAATCAATCGAAATGGACACCACCACACTCGTAAACACTTCACCAACAGTACACTATAAATCGAAGCTGCAAGGAAAGGCTCCAGCCCATGCCATTACAACTCACAATCATTGTTCATTGAAATAATATATCCATAAGGGTGTACATCTAGTTCCTCACAGTAATCTCTCTCTGGCCTATCTCAAaatagaaaaggaaaagaaaagcggAAATACAAAGAGGTCAATACATAGTTCCTTTAAactcccaaaaaaaaaacattagGCACATTATATAAGGCCACTCCTTTTAGTCAGCGCCGGCTCCGCGGTCAATATCAAAAGCCCACCGGTCACTTCACGTACTttctacttctttttttctcatacacaaaaaaaaggtgggGTGGggagaggggaaaagaaaacagacaAAGAaagtataagaaaaagagactTCCTCAAGAAGAGGGGgccaggagagagaagaagaagaaaaacaagcgCTTTGCCATCCCGATCCATTATCCATAATCAATCTTACAAATTTTCTTTCGGCGAAACATACTCGCTCACTCCGCTGCTGAAAGTGTCCATTGTCACTCTGGTACCAGTGCTGCCACTGCGGCCACTGCGAGGAGACAAAAGTGTTGATTTGAGGTTCTCGCTCTCCGCGGTATGTTGATCCTATGCGTCCATGTAATCCCGCTGCTGGCTCAGCGGACCCACGCCTTGCGTACTTTCGATATCGCTAATCGTCTGGTTGAATACCGACGTCACGTCCCAGAGCACCTTCAACCGATTCCATTCATGTCGGCTTCGCCAcatctcatccatcatctctcgGTTGATTTGTTCAAGCTGTTCAATGGTGCAGCCCGAGGTGACGTCCGTCATTCGATGCAAAaagctctccagctgctcttTTACCGATAGAGGCTGGGAAGCCTGGGAAGCTTGCTGGCCAGAGTTGCGGGACGATGAGTGTTGCTCCTCCGGGCTTCCATCGTGAGAGGGCAAGCTAATCACTGATTTCGTACCCACTGGGCTCTGATGTCTGTGTGAGCGGGGAGATGGCCGATCTATGAGCAGAGGGGGAGAACTGTCGACATGCTGCTGTGCTCGAAGTTGTGTGGACTGCCAAATGTCCTCGTTGGACGATAAAAGACTATTGTTCTGCCCAATGGGTAGTGTGTCGGGGATATCAGTCTGTTCGTTTGGTTCAACCGGGCGGTTTTCATCGTGGTTACCATTTGTGTtttggctctggctccaGTTGGATGAGCGATGGGTTGACAGATCCGATGTCTTCGTCGTGGAGGCTTCGTTAATCACAGCAGACGGCGACATGCCAGGAGGCAGAGCAGTAACCACGGATCGTTGGGATACTTGCGTCCCTCCCAGGTTTCTCGAAGACGCGTCTTGCGACTTCGGCGGCGGGCCCATGGGAGACGTCATCTGTTGTAGGGACTGAGATTGGGATGCCATTTGGGTAGTATCGTCATCGGTCCCACTCATTTGTACATCACCCTCTTTAAGCGGGTTGGAGGTAGAGGTGCCATTGCTCAGCTGATGctcgtcttggccagcttcgcCATGTCCATTGGACAAGGGGCTTCGTATTATTTGGAACCGAGCCGTCGTACGAGCTCCCGGCACCGTCTCTCCAAGTGTAAGAGGGCCTTGTGAATCGCTGTCGTTGCCTCCGCCGAGGTCTGACTGAACCCTCTCCAACACAGACTGCATCGCTATTCGCTTCCGCGCTTTCGCGGCTGCTTCCTTAGCtcggtgctgctggcgctggtagAGCGCTTCCCAGTCAATATGGCCAGTGCTGTTTTCGATGCTGGCTACATCGACCTCGACGTTACTGAGCAGCTCATTGGCCTTGAGAGTGCGCTCCTTGTCACCGATATTCTTGGCATCTCTTGCCAAAGACTTGATATCAAACAGAAAGTCTTTGGGGCGAGCGTAGAATCCGTTTGACAAGCGCTCTTCGATCGTCGTGGTTTCGAGATTGTAATAGTACTTTCCGGATTCAGCGTGCATAAGCACTTCATTGCCATATTTATCCTTGGTAATCTCAAAGGGCCTAATCTCCCCCTCTGCAAGATCCGGCCGTACATAATTCGGGTCCGCCTCCAGGAAGAGGTAATCAATTTGGTTTTGTTGAATGACTGGCTGTCTGAACTTTTTATATCTACGGTTGATCTGATCCATAATGGGCTGCAGCTGAATCTTGAGAGCATTGAGGAGCTGGtggtctctcttcttctgggcctTCATCTCGTCTTTGGTGGGCGGCCTGGGCGTCGCTTGAGGAGCCACCGGGAGCTCCTCGAGAACTCTCTTCTTGCGGTTTTCCAGGTCCGGAAATTCGTGAGGGTTCAGCTTCACATAATCCAGTGTTTTCGCAAAATATTCCATGCGATTGGCCTACATATTGTTAGCGTCTCTCAATCACACCAAAAAAGTCCTCGTAGCATTGCGCGCCCTCTTACCTTTTCAGGCCTCTGAATCTCCATCTGGTTTTTACTAGAGTAGCCGAAAAAGTCCTGAATCAATTCCCGCGGAAGCCACTTCTTTTCGCAATCCGCAGTAGCAAAGAGAAGTATAGGGTCTGTGGGGGGGATGGATTTCAACATCATACGGAAGGTAACGAGTGCCATCGTTCCAGTCAGTGCCGAGTACCAGGTGTCGATGTTTGGTATGTAGATGACACTAGGTTTATGGCGCCTCACTTCGGTGAAAAGGCCAACAATTACTTGCTCCATTGGCTATTATATCAGTTAGCAAATTGTAAATATTCTGTGAGTGGATTTGTGTCAGGGAGGCACTAAACCACTTACTCGTACGTCACTAAGCAGGCTGGGGAGATCAAAGTTTTGAACGTGGACTCCCTCAAAGTAATGGAGGATTGCAGATGAAATGTAACCTTGACCCATCCCATGGGCACCGGAGATGAGGAATCTGGGCCGGAAGACTCGAGAGCGTTCAAACTCTTGGCTCAGGGCCTCACGGCCGAATCCATGATCCTTGTCTTCGTACTGCTCGTACATGGCTTCTTCCAATGCAgtcgtcttctttttacgGGGCAACAGCCGATCAAGTGCCCGCTTAGCTTCGTCAAACTGATCACGCAGAAGAGGCCTAATAGAGGCTGGGAGTGGGCGTGCTCCAGATGTCGCAGACCGCTCCGACGAAGGtatcatcttcttgattgAAATCATGAAATCAGAAGCATGAACCGAAATCTTGGCCGGATCAAcaagcagcttctctttggaTGAGTAAATCTGTGGGTAGGTTCGCTGGATAGCATTCAGAGATGCCTCGGTGCAGAGGGCCCTCAGGTCAGCACCACCATAGCCCTTTGTGTTCTCTGCTAGTGACTGCATGAAATCATTCGACAGGCCCCAATCTTGCGTGTGGATGTTAAGGATGGATCGACGCCCTTCAATATCAGGTAAAGGAAAGTAGAATTCTCTATCAAATCGGCCAGGTCGTCGAAGGGCAGGGTCAATGTTGTCTGGCCGATTGGTGGCGCCAATGACAATGACCTGTCCACGTCCGTCCATGCCGTCCATCAAAGCCAATAGCGTCGAGACAATGGAGGCGTGAATCTGTTCTTGTTTGCTCGATCTGACGGGCGCCAATCCatcaatctcgtcaaagaagatgatgctagGCTGGGTCTTTCTCGCCTCTTCAAAAAGCAAGCGAAGCTGCTTTTCAGCCTCACCAACCCACTTGCTGAGGGCATCAGCACCTTTACGCATGTAAAAAGATATCTTTTTTCCTCCAGAACCGACCGAGTTGGCAAGGGCACGAGCAAGCAAGGTTTTACCGGTTCCCGGTGGACCATGGAACAGCACTCCGCGAGGCGGCGTGACATGGAATCTCGTAAAGAGCTCAGGATACAGCAAAGGAAGCTGAACCATCTCCTTGAGCTGATCGATATGGCCTTGCAAGCCACCAACTTTGCTAAAGTCCACATTCAAATCCACGCCCAGAGGATCGGCATCAGCCAGTGCCTTGCGgtccttgatcttgccaaCGTTGGGAGTGGCGCCCATGCCGTCAACACCCAGCCCCTGGCCGCCAGAGACAAGGCCGCCAGCGGGAGCGGCAGATGTCGGTGTCATGCCTACATTTCCGGCAGCATTGGATCGAtgcatcatctcatcatcactgCTATCGGAGTCCGCACCACCAGCGGCACCAGTACCCCATGGGCCGGCCAGCAACGATCCgacctcgccgccgccaccaaagGGGCCGTATGTAGTGTTTAGATTCCTATCCCAGCCGGCGCTGGCGCCACCTCGCCGGCGATTGCGAGCGGGCGTGGGAGCAGGATCCTctgcctcatcttcaatgtTGACAGCGGTTAAGGGAGGCATGTAGTAGTTGACCGGGCGTCGCGGTCGGCGGGAACTTTCTTGGTACATAATGGGAGATTCTGTCCGGGCCTTGTGTGGCTTCGCTGACCGTCTAAGCTCACGAGCTTCTTCGTTGAGTTCGTCCATGTCAAAATCAGGTTCGTCGTCAGCAGAAGAGTTTCTACGGCGGGAGGTCCGGCCTCTGGACCGAGTCTTCCTTCCACGGGGAGTTGGACTCTCCATAACATCGTTCTTTCTGCGCCGCTCCTTATCAGAGGCTTCAGCATCTTCGGAATCATCACCTGGCTCAAAGTCACTACTATGCTCTTGAGTAGATTTCTTGGAGCCCCTCGTCAGTCGGCCAGACCGACGGATGCCACTAGCTTCCG encodes:
- a CDS encoding uncharacterized protein (EggNog:ENOG41~BUSCO:EOG092D0KCS), translating into MVSSKRKRNLEDFDPNKSDSEDENFDPTEARPSRSSKKTRQSRGVKSGQKRTNRYRGSDIDEDGDELSDSDEGSFVEATEESEDEDAPRNAAGRKARKVAVKQQNYKESSEDEDDLEEKEEDEELDELDDIPLKPGKPVQAESEPRRLVKLKVPGPALAQTRRTRAHTEDAEDFVELSTSGRHAVVSRNSPSKSPEAVTRSGRATRGMKGVKTAPEPIQEASNEGSSSFRNANDADAPDELSQSSPAKRKHEDIDSDMPDAAKEADEAQGEEDPVDEIAATKQVEAEDDDDDDDDIPTTRRTRSARTAGSAAASAENAVESTEIVDAETAAEATPEASGIRRSGRLTRGSKKSTQEHSSDFEPGDDSEDAEASDKERRRKNDVMESPTPRGRKTRSRGRTSRRRNSSADDEPDFDMDELNEEARELRRSAKPHKARTESPIMYQESSRRPRRPVNYYMPPLTAVNIEDEAEDPAPTPARNRRRGGASAGWDRNLNTTYGPFGGGGEVGSLLAGPWGTGAAGGADSDSSDDEMMHRSNAAGNVGMTPTSAAPAGGLVSGGQGLGVDGMGATPNVGKIKDRKALADADPLGVDLNVDFSKVGGLQGHIDQLKEMVQLPLLYPELFTRFHVTPPRGVLFHGPPGTGKTLLARALANSVGSGGKKISFYMRKGADALSKWVGEAEKQLRLLFEEARKTQPSIIFFDEIDGLAPVRSSKQEQIHASIVSTLLALMDGMDGRGQVIVIGATNRPDNIDPALRRPGRFDREFYFPLPDIEGRRSILNIHTQDWGLSNDFMQSLAENTKGYGGADLRALCTEASLNAIQRTYPQIYSSKEKLLVDPAKISVHASDFMISIKKMIPSSERSATSGARPLPASIRPLLRDQFDEAKRALDRLLPRKKKTTALEEAMYEQYEDKDHGFGREALSQEFERSRVFRPRFLISGAHGMGQGYISSAILHYFEGVHVQNFDLPSLLSDVRPMEQVIVGLFTEVRRHKPSVIYIPNIDTWYSALTGTMALVTFRMMLKSIPPTDPILLFATADCEKKWLPRELIQDFFGYSSKNQMEIQRPEKANRMEYFAKTLDYVKLNPHEFPDLENRKKRVLEELPVAPQATPRPPTKDEMKAQKKRDHQLLNALKIQLQPIMDQINRRYKKFRQPVIQQNQIDYLFLEADPNYVRPDLAEGEIRPFEITKDKYGNEVLMHAESGKYYYNLETTTIEERLSNGFYARPKDFLFDIKSLARDAKNIGDKERTLKANELLSNVEVDVASIENSTGHIDWEALYQRQQHRAKEAAAKARKRIAMQSVLERVQSDLGGGNDSDSQGPLTLGETVPGARTTARFQIIRSPLSNGHGEAGQDEHQLSNGTSTSNPLKEGDVQMSGTDDDTTQMASQSQSLQQMTSPMGPPPKSQDASSRNLGGTQVSQRSVVTALPPGMSPSAVINEASTTKTSDLSTHRSSNWSQSQNTNGNHDENRPVEPNEQTDIPDTLPIGQNNSLLSSNEDIWQSTQLRAQQHVDSSPPLLIDRPSPRSHRHQSPVGTKSVISLPSHDGSPEEQHSSSRNSGQQASQASQPLSVKEQLESFLHRMTDVTSGCTIEQLEQINREMMDEMWRSRHEWNRLKVLWDVTSVFNQTISDIESTQGVGPLSQQRDYMDA